The Montipora foliosa isolate CH-2021 chromosome 10, ASM3666993v2, whole genome shotgun sequence genomic sequence GACATCTTCTACGCATTAACTTTAAGGTTTCAACTGCGAGCAGCGCAAAGGTACGTGATGCAGATCAACTTTCTCCTTTCGGCGCTACTGATGGTTCATGGAAGTGATTATGAAAATAAACCCAATGAAATACCATGCGGGGTCTTTTCTATGACTGTCAGCCTTGAAACAATGCTATTCTATGCTACAAAATCACGAATTCCTGATCTCTATAGAGATCAAATCACGAAAGAAACAGTCTGGACACGATTCTTCTCTTTCCAGAAAAATATGTGAAGATGCTTAAGCTTTTAATTCTATTTGATTTTGACTCCAAACAACGTAAATCTCACTCTAACAATTGGTGACTCCTAATGTTATAAGAACACTTCTTAAGGCCAGACTGAATTGGATTTGGAACTGAGTGTTGAAGAGATCAAGGGCTGATCTTTGGCACCCAAAGCTATATTGCGTCATCTTAACGCTTCCTTTCCTCCAAATAAAATTTGACTACCTTCATGTACAAAGAAAGAAGTTGCTTCAACCTTTTGGCGTAACTGCTGAATGCCCTGCCACTTAACGAACTTACTCAATAAAGGCTTCAATGTTGAACATATCACATTCGGATCTTGAGATCCATCAAAGCACCGATCTTGTTGAGACATTACTTCCCGAAATTAACAATAGTTAACAGTGTACTAtagcctcgtgcgactcttacgcttcttccCTTAGTAAATTTCTTAAAGGCAACTATAAACTCAATAGTACACGCTGAACAATTTACGTTATATTATGTTATGTTAAACGTCTTGTGACAGTTTGTGATATCCGTTCTTTTAATGGCTCTCGCGCACGcattagagaccttaagattTAGGACGGTGTCGACACAGGACGGCAAGCGGAAGTTAAATTGACAAAATTTCTCGTGCTGCGCATGTGCGAATTGATAATTACCACCGTCCTCCATCTGACGACAACGGGAAAACGTGGTCTTTGGCGTTGTACAGAGAACGGGAGGTTTTTTCACCGCTTTAGGTACGTTTTCGCATTTCATGTCGTTGTTTTATTGTCAAAGAATATTTAgatgtttcttttatgttgctcAGGTAACAAATTGCAAATTATTTTAGGTAGGATCGATGGAGTGGAGCGATGAGCATGACCTGTTGCTTTGCAGAGAAATCCTCACCACCGAGCCTTTTAAAGCAAAACGTCGAACCCCTCAACGAGGACAGCTGTGGCAGAGCGTGGCAGATCATCTTAATTGTATCCCTGAACCGAAGTTTAAAGTCTCAAAAAGAGCTGTCCGTGAGCGCTTTACATTGCTTgcagaaaaatttaaaaagaagatGAAAGCCGAAGAAAAAGCATCGGGAATAGATACAGAGATGAGTGAATTAGATGTTTTACTTGAGGAGATTgtggaaaaagaagaagagttTGATAAAGATCAGTCCGAGCACAAGGCAAAAGAAGACCAAAGTAAAGCTGAAGCGTACGATATGAGGCTAAAGGCGATGGAAAGCTTAAAAGAGAGTAAGAAAAGAAGGTCTGAAGAAGATGAAAAGCAGTTGCCTAAGAAGAAAAGAGGCTCAGAAGCGCTGGATTATCTGAGAGAAAAAATGGATGGTGATAAATACCTGAGGGAGAAAGAATTTGAGATTAAAGTGAAAGAGCAGGAGAGAGATGAACAACGGCAAAAGTTGGCGGAAGATCAACACAAAGACATGATGGCAATGATGAATCgacaacaacaagaaatgcAACAAATGCAAATGAGGTTTttcgaacaacaacaacagcaaaacaaCCTACTTCTCGCTTTATTTCAGAAAGCTCTGACGAAGTAAGTTTATCAGTGACAGTATCATTGTGTTTTGGCATTTTTAAAGAGATTTTAACAAGTGCTATGTTATATGTTTTAAGTTCaagttaataattatatattcttcaaaaggtctttgaGGTATGTTGATATTTGGCTTTGGTCAGATCTGGAGCAGGACCAGGCATTGTAATTATAAAACTGTTGGTTagatttttgtcattttcacgTTTTAACGTATAGAAGGTATAAATTGCAATGCATCGCCTGTCCAATGTTTCATGGGATTTTCAAGCATTATTTGTGTTTACTTCAGGATATGATGAGTATACTTGTAAATAAACGAGTTTTAGttgtaaaatatttcaaataacAAATGAAGTGAAAGTTGTTGAGTTATACTCCAGtcttttgtattgtttaacttAAATTTATTTCATGAGAGAGACAACCATGTTGACTTTTAATATACATAAAAAGTAGCCCACCATAGCATGAATTTGACACTAGATGCCCACTTTTAACAGCCCTTCAGCCTgaaaattatttggaaaaatGTTCTTACTTGTGTTACTTTGGGAACTTCTTTTGTTGAATTGTCATTGTgatcatcaataattatttatattttgacaCTGCTCATATGCCTTTTATCATtgtgtttgtaatttttatgggGTGCTGATTTTGTGAAGTACAACTTAGTATGCAAATTGAATCAAATGCCTGATATATTGCTGTTTTTATTGTGTAAATATCACTTTTTAATAGTGCTTCATTGATCCAATGTCtattcaaaacaaaagacaagGCTCTTTTCACCATAGTGTATTGAATTGAGTTTCTAAGAAAAGTACTCCTGAAGACTTGGAGGGCTAAGGTCAAAAAAACTGGAAGTGGAATTTCCATATAAACATGTCAGGGCATTTCTTAAAATTGCTGCAACTATATACATCTTCCCAACCGAACTTAATGCCACCTTAAGGTTTTTCTTGTAATCTATGAATTTATAGGTGCTAGCAATGTCCCCAAAGAGCCACTCAACAGAAATTCGTACAGCACTCATGGACTTGTTGAAGTCTTCCATATCTTGATTTGGTACTGTTATTCTGAATGGTGCCTGCAGATGTACTTGTAATGGGTATGCAGGATCCCCATATATGCACATAGGAGATCCTGCTGGAGAAAATGCATGTTGTTGTAGCATATCAAGCAGTCTTGAGTCTGCAAGCATGCCAGAGTCATGCTTTTTCCCTTctgaaatgaatgaaacatCAGTGAAATTAATGCCTTATTTAAAAAGTACAatgtattatttttgttatcaaAGCCTTACCTACTGGCCCATACAAATTGGCAATCATTCCATTTGGAAGTGCTACAGCTTGAAACTTTAAGGCATGTATCCTTTTGTGTCCATTGTAGACAACTCTTTGATGGGTAGCAGGCTTGCATATTGGGCGAACGGTTCCGTCAATGAACCCAAAACAGTTGTCTAATGCTGCTCCCCTCTCAGAAATGGCATCTGCATATCCTTGCAATTTCGGTGGGCTCAATAAGAAGTGGTTCCATTGTAAAACTCGGTGGCTATGTTCATCAAAAACAAAgtctgtcattttctttgtgATCATTGAAATCTCCGGTTCTGCTCTTCCGAATCTTGGTATAAGGTCAGAATACCTACATGGGTAAGCCAGTCTTCTC encodes the following:
- the LOC137973200 gene encoding golgin subfamily A member 6-like protein 22; the encoded protein is MQLSRYFYHIFLAYVWLSVEVPHSQQYPHSQQYRTALNQCLQKCSGDIKARISMINNTEVGSMEWSDEHDLLLCREILTTEPFKAKRRTPQRGQLWQSVADHLNCIPEPKFKVSKRAVRERFTLLAEKFKKKMKAEEKASGIDTEMSELDVLLEEIVEKEEEFDKDQSEHKAKEDQSKAEAYDMRLKAMESLKESKKRRSEEDEKQLPKKKRGSEALDYLREKMDGDKYLREKEFEIKVKEQERDEQRQKLAEDQHKDMMAMMNRQQQEMQQMQMRFFEQQQQQNNLLLALFQKALTK